A genomic segment from Torulaspora globosa chromosome 3, complete sequence encodes:
- a CDS encoding uncharacterized protein (ancestral locus Anc_3.286), whose protein sequence is MLRIARQGWHGARPVPSSKRLYWNWLANGGSGKGSAIRQPNQIFLSIRNENELTNTLIASSKTPLIMNFTMRNNTACDRLTGALNRIVMLETEKKVNVVDVETDWPETKEAVLRFGVNNIPILVAVRKGFPVDYYVPKDLTIDEVDWYGLKDWIEKNADP, encoded by the coding sequence ATGTTGAGGATAGCAAGACAGGGCTGGCACGGTGCCAGGCCTGTGCCCAGCAGCAAGAGACTGTACTGGAATTGGTTGGCGAACGGCGGATCCGGCAAAGGCTCAGCCATCAGACAGCCGAACCAAATATTCCTGTCGATACGAAACGAGAATGAATTGACCAATACTCTGATAGCAAGCAGCAAGACGCCTTTGATAATGAATTTCACTATGCGGAACAACACAGCCTGCGACAGGCTCACGGGCGCACTGAATAGAATAGTGATGCTGGAGAcggagaagaaagtgaatGTTGTCGATGTCGAGACGGATTGGCCAGAGACCAAGGAGGCTGTCCTAAGGTTCGGAGTCAATAACATCCCGATCCTCGTGGCAGTGAGGAAAGGCTTTCCGGTAGATTACTATGTGCCCAAAGACCTGACAATTGATGAGGTGGACTGGTACGGGTTGAAGGATTGGATCGAGAAGAATGCGGATCCTTAG